One region of Variovorax sp. J2L1-78 genomic DNA includes:
- a CDS encoding TonB-dependent siderophore receptor, translating into MSSLPSRTTLSSSAALARRHSCVASPSRSSARKAGFFVLTPLALCLAQAALAQADATAPPAGPGTAAPQLEEVRINASTEKDMGFAPTEAQTAGKMPMRRLETPQSVSVVTREQMESRQVTNLQQALQTVAGVSPVNFGRRGVDDINIRGFRSTESVLVDGLVQSPGMWTRLQPYGYERLEVLKGAASVLYGQVQPGGIVNAVSKRPKKEALSEVGMEVGSFGQRTLQADLNRPLSESGKTALRINAQVSNADDPTHFVYRKDRWFAPSLSIDLGPQTDLVLFATYSRSEWMRQQGITPYGTVLPNRNGRLSRTLFTGDPSFGEYDIETTTVGYALEHRLSPAMTFRQNVRYETEKGTGNFVSNQALQANQRLQNRSASRQYMDYDLLATDTSLLSRFEALGVRHQLVTGLDLRSGHSLMSGRTCRIGALDLFAPVYGMRATCPTGLTSDAPDKLTVAGLYAQDQIKFGQGWTALVGLRRDWSTDEIDDRIAHKQTRQKDNATTLSAGLVYEFKPGWSTYGSYGESFLPVSGLSFGGTPFAPETGKQWEAGLKYEAPDRQVTGALAVFNLERQNVATADPVNTGFSVQTGEQRARGLEVELGADLSNGWKITSAYTYTQTKVTRDTNAAIVGLPLNLTPRHVLTAWATYRLPQYQRVTLGLGGRYVSEQVGSYPFTLPSYFVADASIVYVGDNYRITAGVKNVFDKAYYDGAINANVVSPALPRSFSVGMTYFF; encoded by the coding sequence ATGTCGTCTCTGCCCTCGCGCACGACCCTTTCATCGAGCGCCGCGCTCGCACGCCGCCATTCCTGCGTCGCGTCACCCTCACGTTCCTCCGCTCGCAAGGCCGGCTTTTTCGTCCTGACGCCGCTGGCCCTGTGTCTCGCGCAGGCCGCGCTGGCCCAGGCCGATGCCACTGCCCCACCGGCCGGCCCAGGCACCGCCGCCCCGCAACTGGAGGAAGTGCGCATCAACGCCAGCACCGAAAAGGACATGGGCTTTGCCCCCACCGAAGCGCAGACGGCGGGCAAGATGCCCATGCGGCGGCTGGAAACGCCCCAGTCGGTGAGCGTGGTCACGCGCGAGCAGATGGAGTCGCGGCAGGTCACCAACCTGCAGCAGGCGCTGCAGACCGTGGCGGGCGTGAGCCCGGTCAACTTCGGGCGCCGGGGGGTCGACGACATCAACATCCGGGGCTTTCGTTCCACGGAGTCCGTCCTCGTCGATGGCCTGGTGCAAAGCCCCGGCATGTGGACCCGGCTGCAGCCCTATGGGTATGAACGTCTCGAGGTGCTCAAGGGCGCCGCCTCGGTGCTGTATGGGCAGGTGCAGCCCGGCGGCATCGTCAACGCGGTGAGCAAGCGACCCAAGAAGGAGGCGCTGAGCGAAGTGGGCATGGAGGTGGGCAGCTTCGGCCAGCGCACGCTGCAGGCCGACCTGAACCGGCCGCTGTCCGAATCGGGCAAGACGGCGCTGCGCATCAATGCGCAGGTGTCCAACGCCGACGACCCCACGCACTTCGTCTACCGCAAGGACCGCTGGTTCGCGCCGTCGCTGTCCATCGACCTGGGCCCGCAAACCGACCTGGTGCTGTTCGCCACCTACAGCCGCAGCGAATGGATGCGCCAGCAGGGCATCACGCCCTACGGCACGGTGCTGCCCAACCGCAATGGCAGGCTGTCTCGCACCTTGTTCACCGGCGACCCGAGCTTCGGCGAGTACGACATCGAGACCACCACCGTGGGCTATGCGCTGGAGCACCGGCTCTCGCCCGCCATGACTTTCCGTCAGAACGTGCGCTACGAGACCGAGAAGGGCACGGGCAACTTCGTGTCCAACCAGGCGCTGCAAGCCAACCAGCGGCTGCAGAACCGCAGCGCCTCACGCCAGTACATGGACTACGACCTGCTGGCCACCGACACCTCGCTGCTCTCGCGCTTCGAAGCGCTGGGCGTCAGGCACCAGCTGGTCACGGGACTGGACCTGCGCAGCGGCCACAGTCTGATGAGCGGCCGCACCTGCCGCATCGGCGCGTTGGACCTCTTCGCGCCGGTTTACGGCATGCGCGCCACCTGCCCTACGGGCCTGACCAGCGATGCGCCCGACAAGCTGACCGTGGCGGGCCTGTATGCGCAGGACCAGATCAAGTTCGGCCAGGGCTGGACGGCCCTGGTGGGCCTGCGGCGTGACTGGTCCACCGATGAGATCGACGACCGCATCGCCCACAAGCAGACGCGCCAGAAGGACAACGCCACCACGCTGTCGGCCGGGCTGGTGTACGAGTTCAAGCCGGGCTGGTCGACCTACGGCAGCTACGGCGAATCCTTTTTGCCCGTCTCGGGGCTCTCGTTTGGCGGCACGCCCTTTGCGCCCGAAACCGGCAAGCAATGGGAGGCGGGCCTGAAGTACGAAGCGCCGGACCGCCAGGTCACCGGTGCGCTCGCCGTGTTCAATCTGGAGCGGCAGAACGTCGCCACCGCCGACCCGGTGAACACCGGCTTCAGCGTGCAGACCGGCGAGCAGCGCGCCCGCGGGCTGGAGGTGGAGCTCGGCGCCGACCTGAGCAACGGCTGGAAGATCACCAGCGCCTACACCTACACCCAGACCAAGGTCACACGCGACACCAACGCCGCCATCGTGGGTCTGCCGCTCAACCTCACGCCGCGCCACGTGCTCACGGCCTGGGCCACTTACCGGCTGCCGCAGTACCAGCGCGTGACGTTGGGCCTGGGCGGCCGCTATGTGAGCGAGCAGGTCGGCTCGTACCCCTTCACGCTGCCGTCGTACTTCGTGGCCGATGCCTCGATCGTCTATGTGGGAGACAACTACCGCATCACGGCGGGCGTGAAGAACGTGTTCGACAAGGCGTACTACGACGGCGCGATCAACGCCAACGTGGTCTCGCCCGCGCTGCCGCGCAGCTTCAGCGTGGGCATGACGTACTTCTTCTGA
- a CDS encoding response regulator has protein sequence MERRVLIHAPRGRDAAVVQQVLQDIDLVAVVCASADAMLADLDRGAAAAILTEESLLQVPEAPLRAWLMAQPSWSDFPFIVLASRDAGGRSRQALALLQTLGNAFVLERPVHTETLARAADAAVRARRRQYATRLHLQQLEDTRAEVERLNTELEVRIAARTRELAGANDRLMAEIAERERAQAALIQVQKMEAIGRLTGGIAHDFNNLLHVVNMNLDLVARVAKDEKVLGIASRAKGAVGRGAKLTGQLLSFARNQSLLPRLTDVNGLLDGMRELVAVSVGPSVQVELALCAEPAWAVLDANQLEMAVLNLAVNARDAMPNGGVLSISTRLCGSVGELPPGDYVAVSIHDNGMGIPPHLLSKVFDPFFTTKPVGSGTGLGLSQVYGFARQSGGLALVRSEEGHGTQVEMVFPASRERASAVSTPVASAPQDHASRRQRVLVIEDDAEVRRAIVESLSMLGYVVSEAADGAAGLSALSAASHDLLVVDYAMPGLNGAEVIAKAREMVGDIPVILATGYADMAEVGRVLGTQSILIKPFDISTLASAVSKALPQPAPIS, from the coding sequence GTGGAGCGTCGGGTTCTCATCCACGCACCGCGCGGACGTGACGCGGCCGTGGTGCAGCAGGTGTTGCAGGACATCGACCTGGTGGCCGTTGTCTGTGCGTCGGCCGATGCCATGCTGGCCGACCTCGACCGGGGAGCCGCGGCCGCCATCCTGACCGAAGAGTCGCTGCTGCAGGTGCCCGAGGCGCCCTTGCGTGCGTGGCTGATGGCGCAGCCGAGCTGGTCCGATTTCCCTTTCATCGTGCTGGCCTCGCGCGACGCCGGCGGCCGTTCGCGCCAGGCGCTCGCGCTGCTGCAGACGCTCGGCAATGCCTTCGTGCTGGAGCGACCGGTGCACACCGAGACGCTGGCGCGCGCTGCCGACGCCGCCGTGCGGGCCCGCCGGCGCCAGTACGCCACGCGGCTGCACCTGCAGCAGCTCGAGGACACCCGCGCCGAGGTCGAGCGCCTCAACACGGAGCTGGAGGTGCGCATCGCCGCGCGCACGCGCGAGCTGGCCGGCGCCAACGACCGGTTGATGGCCGAGATCGCCGAGCGCGAGCGCGCCCAGGCGGCGCTGATCCAGGTGCAGAAGATGGAGGCCATCGGCCGGCTGACCGGCGGCATCGCGCACGACTTCAACAACCTGCTGCACGTGGTCAACATGAACCTCGACCTGGTGGCGCGCGTGGCCAAGGACGAAAAGGTGCTGGGCATCGCCTCGCGCGCCAAGGGCGCGGTGGGTCGGGGCGCGAAGCTCACCGGCCAACTGCTGTCCTTTGCGCGCAACCAGTCGCTGCTGCCGCGCCTGACCGACGTGAACGGGCTGCTGGACGGCATGCGCGAACTGGTGGCGGTGTCGGTCGGGCCGTCGGTGCAGGTCGAACTCGCCCTGTGTGCGGAGCCGGCCTGGGCCGTGCTGGATGCCAACCAGCTCGAGATGGCGGTGCTCAATCTGGCCGTGAATGCGCGCGACGCCATGCCCAACGGCGGTGTTCTGTCGATCTCGACGCGGCTGTGTGGCAGCGTCGGCGAACTGCCCCCTGGCGACTATGTCGCCGTGTCGATCCACGACAACGGCATGGGCATTCCGCCCCACCTGCTCTCCAAGGTGTTCGATCCCTTCTTCACCACCAAGCCGGTGGGGAGTGGAACCGGGCTGGGCCTGAGCCAGGTGTATGGCTTCGCGCGCCAGTCGGGCGGCCTGGCGCTGGTGCGCAGCGAGGAAGGCCACGGCACGCAGGTCGAGATGGTGTTCCCGGCGTCGCGCGAGCGGGCGTCGGCCGTCAGCACGCCGGTCGCGAGTGCGCCGCAGGACCATGCCTCGCGGCGGCAGCGGGTGCTGGTGATCGAGGACGACGCCGAGGTGCGCCGCGCCATCGTCGAGAGTCTGTCGATGCTGGGCTACGTGGTCAGCGAAGCGGCCGACGGTGCCGCCGGCCTGAGCGCGCTGAGTGCGGCGTCGCACGACCTGCTGGTGGTCGACTACGCGATGCCGGGCCTGAACGGCGCCGAGGTGATCGCCAAGGCCCGCGAGATGGTCGGCGACATTCCGGTCATCCTCGCCACCGGCTACGCCGACATGGCCGAGGTGGGGCGCGTGCTCGGCACCCAGTCCATCCTCATCAAGCCCTTCGACATCTCGACGCTGGCGAGCGCGGTCTCGAAGGCCCTGCCGCAGCCGGCGCCGATATCATGA
- a CDS encoding metallophosphoesterase, translating into MNFLSPTTLGGRALLVTAAAVSMLVACGGGSDSTVAQAPATPPAQTPPATPPATPPVEAKPGVQIAFMPDIHFHDVYATFKDGSFPGVFNPKTGLQATIRLMHAQMTSTRLFNENYFAFLAALDDAVARGVKLIALPGDFSDDGQPVHMRGLKKVLDDYAAKHGLQFFAAPGNHDPNRPLERAGGKSDYLGLDPNSGRVGFPQPIYSKGGNGDCAAGNYTGAWAKVNYSYCTEEVKEMGYAGITEALDQHGLMPKAAYKYFETPYSTYSYQNYTLDQAKAQAVWSRREFEICAQGAGGTYKQSGYTFCRNTPDTSYLVEPVEGVWLVGIDANVYVPTGAGANDFNGSGDAGYNKMLTYKPHVIAWLKDVVARGKAQGKQVIAFSHFPMSEFFNGASDDIVALLGAGKMQMARRPTEDVTKALADTGLQVHVGGHMHFNDTAIRKYDDGHGLVNIQAPSMAAYVPAYKLLTLQDATHIDVQTVRLDDVPRYDEMFDLYRQEHSYFSDYGFMLPGGSNGVLWDKSILDAKSYGEFSTRYMSELVRLRLLNDDWRCEMRELVKSPLYGSDLLVLSQLKTAVTLKQLANTGNRSLFSTAFFGCLSEGGGDGSAQAVYATDLAAAQAKARALANAAGLRLEDFNDWKAIDLAGDFVRLANAGDLAFSDIPAARAAQYKLLAQALEATNATLGLDGTQVRNDNVVGAVFQARFKPLMEILLKLAKGAPTQHFVIDLKANTLTDLTTTAAPF; encoded by the coding sequence ATGAACTTTCTCTCTCCCACCACGCTGGGCGGGCGTGCACTGCTCGTGACCGCCGCCGCCGTTTCCATGCTCGTCGCCTGTGGCGGCGGAAGCGATTCGACGGTCGCGCAAGCGCCTGCCACCCCTCCGGCCCAGACGCCGCCCGCGACCCCGCCCGCCACGCCACCTGTCGAAGCCAAGCCTGGCGTGCAGATCGCCTTCATGCCCGACATCCATTTTCACGATGTCTATGCGACCTTCAAGGATGGCTCGTTTCCCGGCGTGTTCAACCCCAAGACGGGGCTGCAGGCGACCATCCGCCTGATGCACGCGCAGATGACGTCGACGCGCCTGTTCAACGAGAACTACTTCGCGTTCCTGGCTGCGCTCGACGATGCCGTGGCGCGCGGTGTGAAGCTCATCGCCCTGCCCGGCGACTTCTCCGACGACGGCCAACCAGTGCATATGCGCGGACTGAAGAAGGTGCTGGACGACTACGCGGCCAAACATGGCCTGCAGTTCTTCGCCGCGCCCGGGAACCACGACCCGAACCGGCCGCTGGAGCGTGCCGGCGGGAAGTCCGATTACCTCGGCCTCGACCCGAACTCGGGGCGCGTCGGCTTCCCGCAGCCCATCTACAGCAAAGGTGGCAACGGCGACTGTGCGGCGGGCAATTACACCGGCGCCTGGGCAAAGGTCAACTACTCGTACTGCACCGAGGAAGTCAAGGAGATGGGCTACGCCGGCATCACCGAGGCACTCGACCAGCATGGCTTGATGCCGAAGGCGGCCTACAAGTATTTCGAGACGCCGTACAGCACCTACAGCTACCAGAACTACACGCTCGACCAGGCGAAGGCCCAGGCCGTCTGGAGCCGGCGCGAATTCGAGATCTGCGCGCAGGGCGCCGGCGGCACCTACAAGCAGAGCGGCTACACCTTCTGCCGCAACACGCCCGACACCAGCTACCTGGTGGAGCCGGTCGAGGGCGTCTGGCTGGTGGGCATCGACGCGAACGTGTATGTACCGACCGGTGCGGGCGCGAACGATTTCAACGGATCGGGCGATGCCGGCTACAACAAGATGCTGACGTACAAGCCGCACGTGATCGCCTGGCTCAAGGACGTCGTCGCGCGCGGCAAGGCGCAGGGTAAGCAGGTCATCGCCTTCAGCCACTTCCCGATGAGCGAGTTCTTCAACGGTGCCTCCGACGACATCGTGGCCCTGCTGGGCGCCGGCAAGATGCAGATGGCGCGCCGGCCCACGGAAGACGTGACCAAGGCACTCGCCGACACGGGCCTGCAGGTCCATGTGGGCGGACACATGCACTTCAACGACACGGCGATCCGCAAGTACGACGATGGCCACGGGCTGGTGAACATCCAGGCGCCGTCGATGGCCGCCTACGTGCCGGCCTACAAGCTGCTGACGCTCCAGGACGCGACCCACATCGACGTGCAGACCGTGCGGCTCGACGACGTGCCGCGCTACGACGAGATGTTCGACCTGTACCGCCAGGAGCACAGCTACTTCAGCGACTACGGCTTCATGCTGCCCGGCGGCAGCAACGGCGTGCTGTGGGACAAGAGCATCCTCGATGCCAAGAGCTACGGCGAGTTCAGCACGCGCTACATGTCGGAGCTCGTGCGCCTGCGGCTGCTGAACGACGACTGGCGCTGCGAGATGCGCGAGCTGGTGAAGAGCCCGCTGTACGGCTCCGACCTGCTGGTGCTCTCGCAATTGAAGACGGCCGTCACGCTCAAGCAACTGGCCAACACCGGCAACCGCAGCCTGTTCAGCACCGCCTTCTTCGGCTGTCTTTCCGAGGGGGGTGGCGACGGCAGCGCGCAGGCCGTCTATGCGACCGACCTGGCGGCGGCGCAAGCCAAGGCACGGGCCCTGGCGAACGCGGCAGGCCTGCGCCTGGAGGACTTCAACGACTGGAAGGCGATCGACCTCGCCGGCGATTTCGTACGCCTGGCCAACGCTGGCGACCTGGCCTTCAGCGACATCCCGGCCGCTCGTGCCGCGCAATACAAGCTGCTCGCCCAGGCACTGGAAGCCACCAACGCCACGCTCGGCCTGGACGGCACCCAGGTGCGCAACGACAACGTGGTGGGCGCCGTGTTCCAGGCGCGCTTCAAGCCGCTGATGGAGATCTTGCTCAAGCTGGCCAAGGGTGCGCCCACCCAGCATTTCGTGATCGACCTCAAGGCCAACACCCTGACCGACCTGACCACCACTGCAGCGCCTTTCTGA
- a CDS encoding GlsB/YeaQ/YmgE family stress response membrane protein — MSIVWTILIGFIAGLVARAIKPGNDSAGFIVTTLIGIAGSLIATYLGQAMGWYTAGQGAGFIASVVGAIVLLFIWGMLKRK; from the coding sequence ATGAGCATCGTCTGGACCATTCTGATCGGCTTCATCGCAGGGCTCGTGGCGCGCGCCATCAAGCCGGGCAACGACTCGGCCGGCTTCATCGTCACCACGCTGATCGGCATCGCCGGTTCCCTGATCGCCACGTACTTGGGGCAGGCGATGGGCTGGTACACGGCCGGGCAGGGCGCGGGCTTCATTGCCTCGGTCGTCGGCGCCATCGTGCTGCTGTTCATCTGGGGCATGCTGAAGAGGAAGTAG
- a CDS encoding YbhB/YbcL family Raf kinase inhibitor-like protein, producing the protein MLEKLPDVIGHALHGVRAGLDEIVFNTLGLRGGMASIVLTSLAFADHAPLPARYTADGEGLSPPLQWTALPAGAASLVLLVEDADSPTPHPLVHAIVVGLPAEDGALTEGALPSADHEGAGLHVGRNSYLQAAWLPPDPPPGHGVHRYAFQIYALRAVPVFSDNPGRDELIDALREHAMASGLLIGTCERPDGSIRIEEGAPAGPVIAG; encoded by the coding sequence ATGCTGGAGAAACTCCCTGATGTCATCGGCCATGCGCTGCACGGCGTGCGCGCCGGTCTCGACGAAATCGTCTTCAACACGCTCGGCCTGCGCGGGGGCATGGCGTCGATCGTTCTGACGAGCCTCGCCTTTGCCGATCACGCCCCGCTGCCGGCGCGCTACACCGCCGACGGCGAGGGCCTGTCGCCGCCCCTGCAATGGACCGCCCTGCCGGCCGGCGCCGCGTCGCTGGTGCTGCTGGTGGAAGACGCCGATTCACCGACACCCCATCCCCTGGTCCATGCCATCGTCGTCGGCCTGCCGGCCGAGGACGGGGCGCTGACCGAAGGGGCTCTGCCCAGTGCCGACCATGAAGGCGCCGGCCTGCACGTCGGGCGCAACTCCTACCTGCAGGCGGCCTGGCTGCCGCCCGACCCGCCGCCGGGCCACGGCGTTCACCGCTACGCCTTCCAGATCTACGCCCTGCGCGCGGTGCCCGTGTTTTCCGACAACCCCGGCCGTGACGAACTGATCGACGCGCTGCGCGAGCACGCGATGGCCAGCGGCCTGCTGATCGGCACCTGCGAACGACCCGACGGCTCGATCCGCATCGAGGAAGGCGCACCGGCCGGGCCGGTGATCGCCGGCTGA
- a CDS encoding ATPase domain-containing protein yields MPEAPSTTTSHSLTNAQQSRARTGVAGLDNVLGGGLPSGHLYLVEGTPGAGKTTLGLQFLLEGRARGEKGLYVTLSETAAELGIVAQSHGWSLDGIELYELVTEEGLSASAEQSILYPAEVELGETTRDVMAAVTRLSPTRVVFDSLSEMRLLAQDPLRYRRQILALKHFFASRECTVLMLDDMSSQGGDLQLHSIAHGVLGLDQATGDYGPVRRHLRIVKMRGVRYRGGEHDVHLDTGGLQVFPRLIAAEHRTDFEAATATTGTPALDLLLGGGLARGSNTLFIGPSGVGKTTTAMSAVVAALQRGEKASYYLFDEGIGTLLHRCRSLGLPVEEFIANGQLEVLPLDPAEMSPGQFSNMVRLAVQEREASLIVIDSLNAYLQAMPGAKFLLLQMHELLSFLNQQGVVTLLVLGQHGIIGDVRSDLDLSYLSDAIVLFRFFEARGSLLKAVSVVKSRTNRHELSIREFRLGSRGVEVGPALTDFEGVLSGVPTYRGGIPLLGDESPIART; encoded by the coding sequence ATGCCTGAAGCGCCATCCACCACGACATCTCACTCCCTGACGAATGCGCAACAGTCTCGCGCAAGAACCGGCGTCGCCGGCCTCGACAATGTGCTCGGCGGGGGCCTGCCCAGCGGCCATCTCTACCTGGTGGAGGGCACGCCGGGTGCCGGCAAGACCACGCTGGGGCTGCAGTTCCTGCTCGAGGGGCGTGCGCGCGGCGAGAAGGGGCTCTACGTCACCCTGTCCGAGACGGCCGCCGAACTGGGCATCGTGGCGCAGTCGCATGGCTGGTCGCTCGACGGCATCGAGCTGTACGAGCTGGTCACCGAAGAGGGCCTGAGCGCCTCGGCCGAGCAGTCGATCCTGTACCCCGCCGAGGTCGAGCTCGGCGAGACGACGCGCGACGTGATGGCGGCGGTCACCCGCCTGTCGCCGACGCGGGTGGTGTTCGACAGCCTGTCCGAGATGCGCCTGCTGGCGCAGGACCCGTTGCGCTACCGGCGCCAGATCCTGGCGCTCAAGCATTTCTTCGCGTCGCGCGAGTGCACCGTGCTGATGCTCGACGACATGAGTTCACAGGGCGGCGACCTGCAGCTGCACAGCATCGCCCACGGCGTGCTGGGCCTGGACCAAGCCACCGGTGACTACGGGCCGGTTCGGCGCCATCTGCGCATCGTCAAGATGCGGGGCGTGCGCTACCGCGGCGGCGAGCATGACGTGCACCTCGACACCGGGGGGCTGCAGGTCTTTCCGCGGCTGATCGCCGCCGAGCATCGCACGGACTTCGAAGCGGCGACGGCCACCACCGGCACACCCGCGCTCGATCTGCTGCTGGGCGGCGGCCTCGCCCGCGGAAGCAACACCCTGTTCATCGGCCCGTCGGGCGTCGGCAAGACGACGACCGCGATGTCCGCGGTGGTGGCTGCCCTGCAGCGTGGCGAGAAGGCGTCGTACTACCTGTTCGACGAGGGCATCGGCACGCTGCTGCACCGCTGCCGATCGCTCGGCCTGCCGGTGGAGGAATTCATCGCCAACGGGCAGCTGGAGGTGCTGCCCCTCGACCCGGCGGAAATGTCCCCCGGCCAGTTCTCGAACATGGTGCGGCTGGCGGTGCAGGAGCGCGAGGCCTCCCTCATCGTGATCGACAGCCTCAACGCCTATCTGCAGGCGATGCCGGGCGCCAAGTTCCTGCTGCTGCAGATGCACGAACTGCTGAGCTTCCTGAACCAGCAGGGCGTCGTCACCCTGCTGGTGCTGGGCCAGCACGGCATCATCGGCGACGTGCGCAGCGACCTCGACCTGTCGTACCTGTCGGACGCCATCGTGCTGTTCCGCTTCTTCGAAGCGCGCGGCAGCCTCCTGAAGGCGGTGTCGGTGGTGAAGAGTCGCACCAACCGGCACGAGCTCAGCATCCGGGAGTTCCGCTTGGGCAGCCGGGGCGTGGAGGTCGGCCCGGCGCTCACCGATTTCGAAGGCGTGCTCAGCGGTGTGCCAACCTACCGTGGCGGCATCCCGTTGCTGGGCGACGAGTCGCCCATCGCCAGGACCTGA
- a CDS encoding creatininase family protein: MTLPEISTAPAAPRRFWSQLSTRDFAALDPATTVAVLPLGATEQHGPHLPLGVDSVLVDGIVAAALPLLPAGLPAFFLPSQHIGLSPEHANFPGTLTLSSETLIRLWHDIGAGVARAGVRKLVLFNAHGGHVGAMDIVARELRAAHGLIVYGVSWFNLPLGEAGTQFSADEHRFGVHAGEIETSMMLALAPDQVAMQAARDFGSASQARAADYPILGNGRSAKLGWAMEDYNADGAAGNAAAATAAKGQAVVDAAARSLAALLAEISRLPLSMVGQPAGG, translated from the coding sequence ATGACCCTTCCGGAAATCTCCACCGCCCCCGCCGCGCCGCGCCGCTTCTGGTCGCAGCTGTCGACCCGCGACTTCGCGGCGCTCGACCCGGCGACCACCGTCGCGGTGCTGCCGCTGGGGGCGACCGAGCAACACGGACCGCACCTGCCGCTGGGCGTCGATTCGGTATTGGTCGACGGCATCGTCGCCGCGGCGCTGCCGCTGCTGCCGGCCGGGTTGCCCGCGTTCTTTCTGCCGAGCCAGCACATCGGCCTGAGCCCCGAGCATGCGAACTTCCCCGGCACGCTCACGCTGTCGTCCGAGACGCTCATTCGCCTGTGGCACGACATCGGCGCCGGCGTGGCGCGCGCCGGCGTGCGCAAGCTGGTGCTCTTCAATGCGCACGGCGGGCATGTCGGCGCGATGGACATCGTGGCGCGCGAGTTGCGTGCGGCGCACGGGCTCATCGTCTACGGCGTCAGCTGGTTCAACCTGCCGCTGGGCGAGGCGGGCACGCAGTTCAGCGCCGACGAACACCGCTTCGGCGTGCACGCCGGCGAGATCGAGACCTCGATGATGCTGGCGCTCGCGCCGGACCAGGTGGCCATGCAGGCCGCGCGGGACTTCGGCTCGGCGTCCCAGGCGCGTGCGGCCGACTACCCGATCCTCGGCAACGGCCGCAGCGCCAAGCTGGGCTGGGCCATGGAGGACTACAACGCCGATGGCGCCGCGGGCAATGCAGCCGCCGCGACCGCGGCGAAGGGCCAGGCAGTGGTCGATGCCGCGGCCCGATCGCTGGCGGCACTGCTGGCGGAAATCTCGCGCCTGCCGCTCTCGATGGTCGGCCAGCCCGCGGGCGGCTGA